The Methanobacterium alcaliphilum genomic interval AATGCGCCGAAAAAATAAAGGAAAACGGCCTTGAAAATGAAATAATTTCTTTGAGAAAAATGAAAATCAATTCATGTATTGCTTGTATGCACTGTGCTAAAAAAGGAAAATGCGTACAGGACGATGGATTGAATGAAATTATAGATAAAATAAAAGAATCTGAAGGGTTTATTATTGGGACTCCCGTTTACTTTGGTACTGCTAGAGGAGATTTGATGTCTGCTTTGCAGCGGATTGGTATGGTATCACGTGCCACAGATAACTTTTTAAGCTGGAAAGTAGGAGGGCCTGTAGCTGTAGCCCGCCGAGGAGGCCACACTGCAGCCATTCAAGAAATGCTGATGTTTTTCTTCATTAATGACATGATTGTTCCCGGTTCCACATACTGGAATATGGTATTTGGTTGGGCTCCCGGCGAAGTAGAAAAAGATGAAGAAGGAATGGAAACTATTCAAAGATTTGGGGAAAATATTGCCACATTAATAAAGAAAATAAATGATTAAATAAAACATGCCCCATCTACTGGTAGTGGATTAGATTTAATAGAAAATTAGGGATTTAAATGAAAGAAGAACATTTGTACAGCCAATTTGCTGAATATTATGATAAAATATACGCAAAAAAGGATTACCATCGAGAAGTAGAGTTCATTGAATGGGCTGTGAATGAACATAGCACAAGTTCTGGGAAAACCATGTTAGATGTTGCTTGTGGAACTGGAAATCACGCTTTACTTTTAAAAAACAATTTTGAAGTTTTAGGCCTAGACCTAAACCATGAGATGCTTAAAATTGCCAAAGAAAAAGTTCCGGAATTAGAATTCATTCAGGGCGATATGAAAAACATGGATTTGGAAAAAATTTTTGATGCAATTATCTGTATGTTCTCTGCCATTAATTACAATACCAATGAGGATGAACTTGAAAAAACACTGCGAAATTTTTACATGACTTTAGAAAGTGGAGGTCTGCTAATATTTGACCTGGGACTAAATCGAGAAAATTGGGTAGAAGGTAGGGTTAGTGTAGATACTGTGGTGGAAAAAGATTTAGAATTAGCTAGAATTGGACAATCCCATTTAGAAAACGGTGTTTTTAATGCAAGTTTCGTATTCTTAGTGAAAAAAAATGGGAAAATGGACTTTAGCATAGATCAACATGAATTAGGAATATTTGAAACTGGAAAAGTTCTGGAATTAATGGAAGATATCGGATTTAAGACCGTAGTTTATGATGAATTTACTTCTAAAGTGTGGGACGTGAAGTCTGAAGGAAGACCTGTTTTTGTGGGTTTAAAACATTAAAATTATTTAAACCTATTTTAAAACAAATTCAATATAATTATAAGAGCATATATTTTAATAGTTGAAAATCAAAAAAGCCCCCGGGAGTAGCTATTATGAAAATCGCTTTAGCATCATCAAATAATAAAGATGTTGATTTACATTTTGGAAAAGCCTATAGATTTCTTATATATGAGTTTGATGGAGATAAAACAAATTTCATAGAAACAAGAGAGGTTTCTATCGACCCCAACCAACAACACCAATGGCAAAAGTCATTAGCAGCCATTAAAGATTGTGATGTGGTAATCTGTGTTCAAGTCGGAATGAATGGTAAATTCGGTATAGAAAAAGCCGGGTTAAAATTAGTAGAAGACAGGGGTTCTGTAGAAAATGTTTTAAAAAGATATGTTAAGCATTATAAGTTTATGAAAAAACCTCTGTTCTAATTTATATTAAGTATTTTCATCAATTTGTTTCTACAATAACCACAGTTTTAAATAGTAGAAATAAAAAAACTTATGCTACCCTTAGGGCGGGTTTCTAATTAAAAATTAATTCTATAATTATTGGCATATTAATTTACATGTATACTTTATGTAAAATTAACAATAATCATGATTTTTAGTGGGTTTATTTTAAGTAAAATTACCCGTGAAATCTATTAAAATACAGTTACATAACTTTATTAATCATAATGAGACTTATAATTAAAGTGCTCAAGATGATTCAGATTAGTATTTTAAATAAGGTTTTAAAAATTTAATAAGAATTTTAATAATTCTATTTACTATTTCACAGATAGGTGATAATATGGCTAAAGCGAGACGAAGAAGAGTACGCGACACATGGAAAGAAAAAACTTGGTACAAGATTACTAGTCCTAAAGCATTTGGAGAAAACGAAATTGGATCTACTCCATCCCGGGACCCTAATTTCCTCTTAAAAAGAAGAGTAGAAGCCACTATGAGAGAATTAACAGGTGACTTCTCCAAACAATACGTGAAATTAAAATTCCAAGTTAGTGATGTAGCTGGAAATACTGCTCACACTAAATTTATTGGACATCAAGTAACCACCGATTATGTCAGAAGCATGATCCGAAGAGGAACCAGTAGAATTGATGCTCCAGTCATTGTGGAAACTAACGACGGAAACAAAATGAAGGTTCATGTATTGGCTATAACCACTAGAAGAGCGAAATCTTCCCAGCAGAAATTCATGAGAGAAACTATACAGGAACTTGTGAAAAATTTGGCTGCTGAGAAAAGTTTCACTGAACTGATAGAAGGAGTTGTTACTGGAAAAGTAGCTTCCGAGGTTTATCACAAAGCCAAAAAGATTTATCCTCTCAAACGAGTGGAAATCATTAAGACTAAAGTCTTAGAATAAATACTAATTTAAAAAAATATGAACTGGGACCATAAATGTTAAACTGGGAATATGTGATCCTCTGTCTGGTCATGGGCCTCTTAACTTACTTTCGAGGAGCTCTTGATTTATTAGGATCACTTTTCATGGTTGCAATGGGTGTCATAATCATATTTTCAGCCGGTTTCAACTGGCTCCTTTTAATTTTAATTTTTCTTATTTTGGGTTTCGCATTTACTAAATATGAACACGACTACAAAAAAGAAATCGGTGTTTATGAAGGAAAGCGAAGTGCAAAAAATGTTATTTCCAATGGAATAGTTCCTTTTGTAATGGCTGCTTTTGGTTATTACGATGGATTTGTAGGTGGTTTTATTGGTTCTGTGGCAACTGCCACTGCGGATACACTGGCAAGTGAAGTTGGCGTAGTAAAAACACCTCGACTTATAACTAACTTAAAAAAAGTTTCTCCAGGAACAGATGGTGGAATATCTATTGTTGGAACTGCCGCCGGGATTATAGGTGCAGGAGCAATTGGAGTTTTTGCATACCTATTGGGGATTTATCCAGACCCTTTAATTTCCCTGAAGATTGCAGTTATTTCAGGTACTGTAGGTTGTTTTATGGATAGCATACTAGGTGCTGTTTTAGAAAGACGAAACTATCTTAGCAATGAGCATGTGAATCTACTGGCCACGCTTACTGGAGCATTTATAGGAATAATACTTGTTTAACACCATATCGAGTTGATAAAATGAAAGGGATAATAATGATAATTGACGGGATGGCAGATCGTCCCTTGAAAGAAATTGACTATCAAACCCCATTAGAAGCAGCTAAAACTCCAAATATGGACAAAATGGCAAAAAACGGTATAAATGGAATTATGGATCCTATTAAACCAGGAATAAGAGCTGGAAGCGATACATCCCACATATCAATTTTAGGTTACAACCCATATCAAGTTTACACTGGTAGAGGACCTTTTGAGGCCGCAGGTGTTGGAGTAGAAGTCATGGCAGGAGATATTGCATTTAGATGTAATTTTTCCACTGCCGATGAAACTGGTTTAATTGTAGATAGACGTGCCGGGAGAATAAGAGAAAAAACTGATCAGATTGCATCATCCATTAACTCCATAAAATTAGATGGTTTTGAAGATGTGGAAATTATATTTAAAGAATCCACAGGACATCGGGCGGTTTTAGTACTTAGGGGAGAAGGTTTATCTGATCAAGTTTCAGACGCGGATCCTAAAGGTGAAGGTAAACCACCCAAAAAAGTTAAACCACTGAATAACTCAAAAGAGGCTGAAAAAACAGCTGCTATTTTAAATAAATTGGTTGAAACATCATATGATGTATTGAAAGATCATCCCATTAACATTCAAAGAATTGAAAACAATGAAAATCCCGCTAACATAATTCTTCCCCGTGGAGCCGGTGCTGTTCCTGATGTTGAACCATTTAATGAGAAATATGGGCTGAAATCAGCATGTATTGCTGAAACCGGGCTGATAAAGGGCATTGGAAACCTTGCTAAGATGGATATTATTGAAGTTGAAGGGGCTACCGGTGGCGTGGATACCGATTTGGACAGTATAACTAAAAGCATTAAAGAATCTTCTCAAAATTACGAATTTATTTTAATTAATATCGACGGTGCAGACGAAGCAGGGCATGACGGAAATTTGCGAGAAAAAATAGATTTCATCTCTAAAGTAGATGAAGTCATTGGAAAACTACAAAACCTCCCAGAAACTTATTTTATTTTAACTGCAGATCATTCCACGCCAATATCTGTTATGGATCACACCGGAGATCCAGTACCACTTGTAATAACCGGCCCCGAAATTAGAGTAGATGATGTTGAACAATTCAGTGAGATATCTGCTGCAAAAGGAGGTTTGGGGCGTATTAGAGGCTCTGATATAATGAACATCCTAATGGATCTTATGAATAAATCAGAGAAATTTGGAGCTTAATTTCATTTAATAGCCAATAAATTACTAAAATATTAAATATCGTTGGGTGGAAAAATGGAAGAATCGCCACGTTTATTTGGAACTTCAGGAATCAGAGGAGAAATGGGAACCCTCATCACAAGTGAACTAGCACTTAATGTTGGAAAAGCCTTGGCGACTTACTTAGGTGGTAAAGGAAATGTTGTGATTGGACATGACCCCCGAACATCCAGTGAAATGTTAGAAAGTGCCCTGAGTGCAGGGTTATTAGAAGTTGGATGTAATGTACTCCAAATGGGGATGGTTCCCACACCATTAGTTGGTTATGCTGCATTTAAGCTCAATGCTTCTGCAGGAGTAATGGTAACTGCATCTCATAATCCTTCCACAGATAATGGGATAAAACTATGGAATACAGATGGGATGGCTTATAGTTATGAACAGGAAAGGAAAATAGAAACTATAATTCATAATAAATCTTATTTAAAAAAAGAATGGCATTATCTTGGAAAAATACAACAAGTAAAAGATATAACTCAGACATATATAGAAGATATTCTAAAAAGAGTCAATATTAAACCGGGTTTAAAAGTAGTTGTAGATTGTGGTTCTGGAGCTGCTGCTCATCTATCCCCATTAATATTAAGAAAAGCAGGCTGTGATGTTTTAAGTTTAAACTCCCAAGTAGATGGGTTTTTTCCAGGCCGGAAAGTAGAACCTAATGAAGCTAATCTACAGGATTTAATGAAAACCGTGCAGATAACTGGTGCAGATTTAGGCATTGCTCATGATGGTGATGCAGACCGTATGGTGGCTGTAGATGAAAAAGGAAATATGGCAGATTTTGACAAACTACTGGCACTAATATCCCGTAACATAGGTGGTAAAATAATCACTACTGTAGATGCATCATTATGTATTGATGCGTGTGTAAAACCCCTAGGAGGAGAAGTAATTAGGACAAAGGTGGGAGATGTTCACGTAGCCCAAGCCATAGTAGAGAATAGTGCTGCATTCGGTGGAGAGCCATCAGGCACATGGTTACATCCAGATTTCTGCATGTGTCCAGACGGCATATTATCTGCCCTGAGAGTGGCAGAAATTGTATCACAAGAAGGAGCCCTATCTGAATTACTCTCATCCATACCAGAATATCCAACTATGAGAGAAAAATTACCTTGCCCTAATGAGGACAAAAAAAGAATAATGAAAAAGGTAGAGGATGAGTTAGAAGCTTATTTTACAGAAGTGCAAAATGTGAATAACATTGATGGCATTAGAATCTCTTTCGAGGATGATAGTTGGGTGCTGGTCAGGCCATCAGGTACTGAGCCATATATACGTATCACATTGGAAGGGAAAACAAAAGAAATGGCTCAAGATATTTACCGTATCTCCTCAGAATTTATTAAGAAAGAGATGAAATAAAATCATCAATACTTATTATTAAATAATATTTTAATCAGGCGATTTCATGAAAGCTGTTATTCTAAGTGCAGGTGAAGGGACGCGTATGCGCCCTCTAACCTTAAGTCGGCCCAAGACAATGATACCAGTAGGTGGAAAACCTATTGTCCAATACAATGTGGAAGCCCTTCGTGATGCAGGCATCAAAGACATATTGATAGTTGTTGGATATCATGAAGAAATGGTTAAAGCACATTTCAAAGATGGAATTGATTTAGGAGTCAATATAAGTTACGTGACTCAAAAAGAACGATTAGGCACCGCACATGCAATCGGAATGGCTAAAGAACATCTGGAAGGGCCATTCATTGTCCTTAATGGCGATATAATTCTTGATCCAAATCTGTTAGGTGAACTCATAAATAAGTACCATGAACGGGATGCTAAATCCATGATGGTGTTAACTGAAGTAGAAAATCCCAGTGCTTTTGGTGTGGTTGAAATGGATGACCAATGGGTAACTAAAATTGTTGAAAAACCTAAAAAAGGTGAAGAGCCCAGCAATCTCATCAACACAGGAATTTATATCTTTGATACCGATATTTTCTCATGTATTGACAAAACAACTATCTCTTCCAGAGGGGAATATGAAATAACAGATTCTCTCCAGATGCAGATGGATGATGGATTAAATGTGATTGGTATCAAAACTGATAAGA includes:
- a CDS encoding TIGR00297 family protein translates to MLNWEYVILCLVMGLLTYFRGALDLLGSLFMVAMGVIIIFSAGFNWLLLILIFLILGFAFTKYEHDYKKEIGVYEGKRSAKNVISNGIVPFVMAAFGYYDGFVGGFIGSVATATADTLASEVGVVKTPRLITNLKKVSPGTDGGISIVGTAAGIIGAGAIGVFAYLLGIYPDPLISLKIAVISGTVGCFMDSILGAVLERRNYLSNEHVNLLATLTGAFIGIILV
- a CDS encoding class I SAM-dependent DNA methyltransferase gives rise to the protein MKEEHLYSQFAEYYDKIYAKKDYHREVEFIEWAVNEHSTSSGKTMLDVACGTGNHALLLKNNFEVLGLDLNHEMLKIAKEKVPELEFIQGDMKNMDLEKIFDAIICMFSAINYNTNEDELEKTLRNFYMTLESGGLLIFDLGLNRENWVEGRVSVDTVVEKDLELARIGQSHLENGVFNASFVFLVKKNGKMDFSIDQHELGIFETGKVLELMEDIGFKTVVYDEFTSKVWDVKSEGRPVFVGLKH
- a CDS encoding flavodoxin family protein — translated: MQKVLMLCASPRKKSNTLQVLEKCAEKIKENGLENEIISLRKMKINSCIACMHCAKKGKCVQDDGLNEIIDKIKESEGFIIGTPVYFGTARGDLMSALQRIGMVSRATDNFLSWKVGGPVAVARRGGHTAAIQEMLMFFFINDMIVPGSTYWNMVFGWAPGEVEKDEEGMETIQRFGENIATLIKKIND
- the glmM gene encoding phosphoglucosamine mutase → MEESPRLFGTSGIRGEMGTLITSELALNVGKALATYLGGKGNVVIGHDPRTSSEMLESALSAGLLEVGCNVLQMGMVPTPLVGYAAFKLNASAGVMVTASHNPSTDNGIKLWNTDGMAYSYEQERKIETIIHNKSYLKKEWHYLGKIQQVKDITQTYIEDILKRVNIKPGLKVVVDCGSGAAAHLSPLILRKAGCDVLSLNSQVDGFFPGRKVEPNEANLQDLMKTVQITGADLGIAHDGDADRMVAVDEKGNMADFDKLLALISRNIGGKIITTVDASLCIDACVKPLGGEVIRTKVGDVHVAQAIVENSAAFGGEPSGTWLHPDFCMCPDGILSALRVAEIVSQEGALSELLSSIPEYPTMREKLPCPNEDKKRIMKKVEDELEAYFTEVQNVNNIDGIRISFEDDSWVLVRPSGTEPYIRITLEGKTKEMAQDIYRISSEFIKKEMK
- a CDS encoding 30S ribosomal protein S3ae; translation: MAKARRRRVRDTWKEKTWYKITSPKAFGENEIGSTPSRDPNFLLKRRVEATMRELTGDFSKQYVKLKFQVSDVAGNTAHTKFIGHQVTTDYVRSMIRRGTSRIDAPVIVETNDGNKMKVHVLAITTRRAKSSQQKFMRETIQELVKNLAAEKSFTELIEGVVTGKVASEVYHKAKKIYPLKRVEIIKTKVLE
- a CDS encoding NifB/NifX family molybdenum-iron cluster-binding protein: MKIALASSNNKDVDLHFGKAYRFLIYEFDGDKTNFIETREVSIDPNQQHQWQKSLAAIKDCDVVICVQVGMNGKFGIEKAGLKLVEDRGSVENVLKRYVKHYKFMKKPLF
- the glmU gene encoding bifunctional sugar-1-phosphate nucleotidylyltransferase/acetyltransferase → MKAVILSAGEGTRMRPLTLSRPKTMIPVGGKPIVQYNVEALRDAGIKDILIVVGYHEEMVKAHFKDGIDLGVNISYVTQKERLGTAHAIGMAKEHLEGPFIVLNGDIILDPNLLGELINKYHERDAKSMMVLTEVENPSAFGVVEMDDQWVTKIVEKPKKGEEPSNLINTGIYIFDTDIFSCIDKTTISSRGEYEITDSLQMQMDDGLNVIGIKTDKKWIDVGRPWELLEINEQILSTIDCDIKGQIEKGVNINGPVVLGKGSIIRSGTYIQGPAHIGENCDIGPNTYLRGHTSLGNNVSVGNGVEIKNSIIMDGTNVNHLTYVGDSIIGAQCNIAAGTNIANLRFDDNAIKMTVKGERVHTGRRKLGVVFGDNVKTGINSSFNPGVNVGINCKIGSGTVIYRDVESNTIVLVVQEHQVINNP
- a CDS encoding 2,3-bisphosphoglycerate-independent phosphoglycerate mutase, with the translated sequence MKGIIMIIDGMADRPLKEIDYQTPLEAAKTPNMDKMAKNGINGIMDPIKPGIRAGSDTSHISILGYNPYQVYTGRGPFEAAGVGVEVMAGDIAFRCNFSTADETGLIVDRRAGRIREKTDQIASSINSIKLDGFEDVEIIFKESTGHRAVLVLRGEGLSDQVSDADPKGEGKPPKKVKPLNNSKEAEKTAAILNKLVETSYDVLKDHPINIQRIENNENPANIILPRGAGAVPDVEPFNEKYGLKSACIAETGLIKGIGNLAKMDIIEVEGATGGVDTDLDSITKSIKESSQNYEFILINIDGADEAGHDGNLREKIDFISKVDEVIGKLQNLPETYFILTADHSTPISVMDHTGDPVPLVITGPEIRVDDVEQFSEISAAKGGLGRIRGSDIMNILMDLMNKSEKFGA